One region of Glycine max cultivar Williams 82 chromosome 9, Glycine_max_v4.0, whole genome shotgun sequence genomic DNA includes:
- the LOC100527127 gene encoding nudix hydrolase 18, mitochondrial, whose amino-acid sequence MGLFLSRNLACKFIYPFLFSNKVSKDLFPKQLENMMSLVSPRTGRHLQRYDKGCRQVVGCIPYRYKNNGTQDKELEVLVISAQKGHGMQFPKGGWETDESMEQAALRETIEEAGVVGSVEGKLGKWYYKSKRQPIMHEGYMFPLLVKKELDNWPEMNTRKRRWMTVDEAKEICPYAWMKEALDELVRRQTQLHSKKDGDMSRL is encoded by the exons ATGGGTCTCTTCCTTTCTAGGAATTTGGCTTGCAAATTCATatacccttttcttttttccaataAGGTTTCAAAGGATTTGTTCCCCAAGCAGTTGGAGAACATGATGTCTCTGGTCTCTCCTCGTACTGGCAGGCATTTGCAGCGCTATGACAAAGGCTGTCGCCAAGTTGTGGG ATGCATTCCTTACAGATACAAGAACAATGGAACACAGGATAAGGAATTAGAGGTTCTTGTGATTAGTGCTCAGAAGGGTCATGGAATGCAGTTCCCAAAG GGTGGTTGGGAAACTGATGAATCCATGGAACAAGCTGCTTTAAGGGAAACCATAGAAGAAGCTGGGGTTGTTGGCAGTGTTGAA GGTAAATTGGGAAAATGGTATTACAAGAGCAAACGCCAACCCATAATGCATGAGGGATACATGTTCCCTTTGCTTGTTAAGAAGGAATTGGATAACTGGCCAGAGATGAACACAAGAAAACGAAGATGG ATGACTGTGGATGAGGCAAAAGAAATATGCCCTTATGCTTGGATGAAGGAGGCTTTGGATGAATTGGTCAGAAGACAAACTCAACTGCATTCCAAAAAGGATGGGGATATGAGtaggttgtaa